One part of the Rhodococcus oxybenzonivorans genome encodes these proteins:
- a CDS encoding acyl-CoA dehydrogenase family protein has protein sequence MSDPQSLSQLFALDALLDAEEIAIRDTVRRFADERIRPHIGEWFEAAALPVRELAEGLGELGVLGMHLEGYGCAGMSASAYGLACLELEAVDSGIRSLVSVQGSLAMYAIHRYGSEDQKQEWLPRMAVGQAIGCFGLTEPDFGSNPAGMRTNAKRDGEDWILNGTKMWITNGSVADVAVVWARTDDGIRGFVVPTDTPGFSAPEIKHKMSLRASVTSELVLEDVRLPASAMLPEAKGLSGPLGCLNEARFGIIFGAMGAARDCLETAISYAQDRQVFDKSLAAYQITQVKIADMALEVGKGHLLAYHLGRLKDRGEVRPEQVSTGKLNNVREAIAIARECRTILGANGITLEYPVIRHANNLESVLTYEGTSEVHQLTIGKALTGEAAFR, from the coding sequence ATGTCCGACCCACAGTCCCTGTCCCAGCTCTTCGCTCTCGACGCCCTCCTCGACGCCGAGGAGATCGCGATCCGCGACACCGTGCGCCGCTTCGCCGACGAGCGCATCCGCCCCCACATTGGGGAGTGGTTCGAGGCCGCGGCGCTGCCGGTGCGCGAGCTGGCAGAAGGCCTCGGTGAGCTCGGTGTGCTGGGTATGCACCTCGAGGGGTACGGCTGCGCCGGTATGAGCGCCTCCGCCTACGGTCTGGCCTGCCTCGAACTCGAGGCCGTCGACTCCGGAATCCGGAGCCTGGTATCGGTGCAGGGCTCGCTGGCGATGTACGCGATTCACCGCTACGGCAGCGAGGACCAGAAGCAGGAGTGGCTGCCCCGTATGGCCGTCGGCCAGGCGATCGGCTGCTTCGGCCTCACCGAGCCCGACTTCGGCTCCAACCCCGCCGGGATGCGCACCAATGCCAAGCGGGACGGTGAGGACTGGATTCTCAATGGCACGAAGATGTGGATCACCAACGGGTCCGTCGCGGACGTCGCGGTCGTGTGGGCGCGCACCGACGACGGCATTCGCGGATTCGTCGTGCCCACCGACACCCCCGGCTTCTCGGCGCCGGAGATCAAGCACAAGATGTCGCTGCGGGCGTCCGTCACCTCGGAACTCGTGCTCGAGGACGTCCGGCTGCCCGCTTCCGCAATGCTGCCGGAGGCCAAGGGGCTGTCCGGTCCGCTCGGCTGCCTCAACGAGGCCCGATTCGGCATCATCTTCGGTGCGATGGGTGCCGCCCGCGACTGCCTCGAGACCGCCATCTCCTACGCCCAGGACCGTCAGGTGTTCGACAAGTCGTTGGCCGCCTATCAGATCACTCAGGTGAAGATCGCGGACATGGCGCTCGAGGTCGGCAAGGGTCACCTGCTCGCTTACCATCTCGGACGTCTCAAGGACCGCGGCGAGGTCCGGCCCGAACAGGTGAGCACCGGCAAGCTGAACAACGTCCGCGAGGCCATCGCCATCGCCCGCGAATGCCGTACCATTCTCGGTGCCAATGGAATCACGTTGGAGTACCCCGTCATTCGGCACGCCAACAACCTCGAGTCCGTACTCACCTACGAGGGCACGTCCGAGGTGCACCAACTCACCATCGGCAAGGCGTTGACGGGCGAGGCCGCGTTCAGGTGA
- a CDS encoding CaiB/BaiF CoA transferase family protein: MSGSLESGRRASLDGLLIADFGRVLAGPYATMLLADLGAEVVKVERAGVGDDTRQWGPPWVGEESTYFQSVNRNKQSVAWDLRSPTDLQQARELVARADVVVENFLPGTMDRLGLGYDAVRDSNPDVVYCSVTGFGGHNNLPGYDLLIQAVGGLMSITGPEPGVPTKVGVAVVDVITGLHAAVGILAALRHRDRTGEGQRVEVNLLSSLLSALVNQTSGYVGAGVVPQAMGNRHPSIAPYEVFDTGDRPLVLAVGNDRQFTSLVKVLGVPHLADDERYATNTQRVAHRGELVRDLTEALSAGSADEWFEKLAAQGVPCGPLNDIADAVALAERLGLNPVVEIDDPRRDSPVRQVANPIRLSATPARYRSAPPLLGEDTPAVSTS; this comes from the coding sequence GTGAGCGGGTCGCTCGAGTCGGGTCGGCGTGCTTCGCTCGACGGTCTGCTGATCGCCGATTTCGGCCGGGTGCTGGCCGGACCGTATGCCACGATGCTCCTCGCCGATCTCGGCGCCGAGGTGGTGAAGGTCGAGCGTGCGGGCGTCGGGGACGACACCCGGCAGTGGGGACCGCCGTGGGTGGGCGAGGAGTCGACCTACTTCCAATCGGTGAACCGCAATAAACAGTCCGTCGCCTGGGACTTGCGCAGCCCCACCGACCTTCAGCAGGCGCGGGAACTCGTCGCCCGGGCGGATGTCGTGGTGGAAAACTTCCTGCCCGGCACCATGGACCGGCTCGGTCTCGGCTACGACGCGGTGCGGGATTCCAATCCCGACGTCGTCTACTGCTCGGTGACGGGGTTCGGTGGACACAACAACCTGCCCGGCTACGACCTGCTCATCCAGGCCGTCGGCGGGTTGATGAGCATCACCGGTCCCGAACCCGGCGTCCCGACCAAGGTCGGGGTTGCCGTCGTCGACGTCATCACCGGGCTGCACGCCGCGGTCGGGATCCTGGCTGCGTTGCGTCACCGTGACCGGACCGGCGAGGGACAGCGGGTCGAGGTGAACCTGCTGTCGTCGTTGCTGTCCGCCCTCGTGAACCAGACGTCCGGGTATGTGGGCGCGGGTGTCGTTCCGCAGGCCATGGGCAACCGGCATCCCAGCATCGCGCCGTACGAGGTCTTCGACACCGGAGACCGCCCGCTCGTGCTCGCGGTGGGCAATGATCGCCAATTCACCTCTCTGGTGAAGGTTCTCGGAGTTCCGCACCTCGCCGACGACGAGCGGTACGCCACCAACACGCAACGGGTGGCGCACCGCGGGGAATTGGTCCGGGACCTCACCGAAGCGCTGTCCGCAGGGTCGGCAGATGAATGGTTCGAGAAGCTGGCCGCGCAGGGTGTCCCGTGCGGGCCGCTCAATGACATCGCCGATGCCGTCGCGCTGGCCGAGCGTCTCGGGCTGAATCCGGTGGTCGAGATCGACGATCCACGCCGGGACTCACCCGTGCGGCAGGTGGCGAACCCGATCCGGCTCAGTGCCACCCCGGCGAGGTACCGCAGCGCGCCGCCGCTGCTGGGCGAGGACACCCCAGCTGTGAGTACTTCTTAA
- a CDS encoding LacI family DNA-binding transcriptional regulator → MNLPDRPTRTSGRPPTLREIAERAGVHVSTASRVLRQPEPADGWSEAAIRVREVAVELGYQPNLWAASLRTRKTTTLGVVMPRLTDGVVATMFQGIEETATAAGYSVLLSSPPDDLDAQRKAIEFLVSRQVDGLLLSSLHSPGQEFVESLSVGALPMLQLNRHADVGLPFVSGDDHRGGYLAGRHLLDRGFTDVAVIAGPEHASTSRGRVAGFRDALAEDGIALPPDRLVRSDFDVSGGVEAAGILLDRDARPDAIFTVSDTIAIGVLGVARDLGLRIPDDLALVGYNDIPVVAQLPVPLTTVRSPARLIGATGVRHLLSLIAGHDVESVQLPVELVERASTRR, encoded by the coding sequence GTGAACTTGCCGGACCGCCCGACACGCACCTCCGGGCGTCCGCCGACCCTCCGAGAGATCGCGGAACGCGCCGGGGTCCACGTGTCGACGGCGTCTCGCGTGCTCAGGCAGCCCGAACCCGCGGACGGCTGGTCGGAGGCCGCGATACGGGTCCGCGAGGTGGCGGTCGAACTCGGCTACCAGCCGAATCTGTGGGCGGCCAGCCTGCGGACGCGCAAGACCACCACCCTCGGTGTCGTCATGCCGCGGCTCACCGACGGCGTGGTCGCGACCATGTTCCAGGGCATCGAGGAGACTGCCACGGCCGCAGGATATTCGGTCCTGTTGTCCAGCCCGCCGGACGATCTCGACGCCCAGCGCAAAGCCATCGAGTTCCTCGTCAGCAGGCAGGTGGACGGGCTGCTGCTCAGCAGCCTGCACAGCCCCGGACAGGAGTTCGTCGAATCACTGTCGGTGGGTGCGCTGCCGATGCTCCAACTCAACCGGCATGCCGACGTCGGCCTGCCGTTCGTGTCCGGTGACGACCACCGGGGCGGATACCTCGCCGGCCGGCACCTCCTCGATCGGGGTTTCACCGACGTCGCCGTCATCGCGGGGCCCGAACACGCCAGCACCTCCCGCGGCCGGGTGGCCGGATTCCGCGACGCGCTGGCCGAAGACGGGATCGCACTGCCCCCGGACCGCCTCGTCCGCTCGGACTTCGACGTGTCGGGTGGCGTCGAAGCCGCCGGCATCCTGCTCGACCGCGACGCACGTCCCGACGCGATTTTCACTGTCAGCGACACCATCGCCATCGGTGTTCTGGGTGTCGCCCGCGACCTCGGTCTGCGCATACCGGACGACCTCGCACTGGTCGGCTACAACGACATTCCGGTGGTCGCCCAGCTACCGGTGCCGCTGACGACGGTGCGATCACCGGCCCGTCTCATCGGAGCGACAGGCGTGCGTCACCTGCTGTCGCTGATCGCCGGTCACGACGTGGAGTCGGTGCAACTTCCCGTCGAACTCGTCGAGAGGGCGTCGACCAGGCGGTGA